The Rhabdothermincola salaria genome segment AGGCCGCCCTCGACCGGCTGTCGTCGGTCCGCACCGAGATCGACGTCGAGATCTGTGCCCAGCTGGGCTGCGAGAGCGAGGTCGGCCCGCCGGCGCCCTCGTCCGACCGGCCCACTGAGTGATTTCGGGCGAAACGCGGCATACTTGCTCGTTCCGTCGCTCGAAAGGCTCCCATGGACTTCGCCATCGGCTCCAAGGTCATCTATCCGTCCCACGGCACGGCGGTCGTCACCGGTCGCTCCGAACGCGAGGTCGACGGTGAGAAGGTGACCTACCTCGAGCTCTCCGTCGCCGCCGGCGAGGAGTCGTGGCGAGGTGGGGCCCTCAAGGTCTCGGTGCCCGAGGACCGCGCCGAGGACCTGGGCGTGCGCCCGGCCATCTCCGCCGACGAGGTCGACGACGTGCTGGCCGTGCTGGCCGTCACCAATGTGCGGGTGCCCACCAACTGGTCCCGCCGGTTCAAGAACCACCAGGAGAAGATGAAGTCCGGCGACATCTACGAGTGCGCCGAGGTGGTCCGCAACCTGTCGCTGCGTGAACGTTCCTCCAAGCTCTCCAGCGCCGAGAAGGCCATGCTGGGCAAGGCCCGCCACATCCTCGTCTCCGAGTTGGCGGTGTCGTGGGACTGCTCCATGGAGGACGCCGGCGACCGCATCGACGCCGTCCTCGACGGCCTCGCCGTCGCCTGAGCGACCTCGCCTGAACGACTCGAACGTGCCCCGGTCCCCAGCCGGGGCACGTTCACGCCCGGCCCCACTCGGCCACCGCTGAGGGTCGCGGGCACCAGCACCCGCACGCGACGATGCCCGCCCCGAGGGGCGGGCATCGCTCGACGTCAGGACCGCTGAAGAGCGGAGTGGACGATCAGCCGGTGAAGCGAGGCGTCACCGTTGCGGGCTGGGCCGCAGCCGTGGTGGTCGGACCGGCCGTGGTGGTGGTGGTCTCGACGGGGACCTCGCACGGATCGAGCTCGATCAGACCGGTGAAGGCGTCGGCGCCACCATCGGCGCCGCCACCCGCGTACACCAAGATGTTGAAGCCCGGGATGGTGGTGACGTCACCGAGCGGGATGAGCACGTCGGTGGTGCCGGTGGCCACGATGGCGGCGTCCTCGACGACGAGGCCGCCCGGGACGTCGAGGATGCTCTGCGCGCCCTCTTCGAGGTCCTGGATCAGCACGGTCTGCTCACCGGCGATGGTGCCCACGACGTCGACGGTCCCGGCCGCGGCGCCGTGACGGGCCGTGATGCGACCCTCGCCCTCGGCGAAGCAGCTGGAGTCGTTGGGCCAGACGGCGATGCTGGGCTGACCCTCGCCGCTGAGCCAGACGGCAGCCACGGTGATGTCGTCGCCGGGCTCGAGGACGAGGTCGCCGCCGATGTCGGGCTCGCCCTCACAGAGCTGGTCGGCGCCGACGTAGATGGCCACCGGGATGGTGACAGCGGGGAGCGTGAGCGGTCCGAGGGTCTCACCCCAGCTGAAGTTGCCGTCGATGACCTCGCCACCGGCGCAGACCGTGACGGTGAAGGGTTCGGTCGGGGCGTCATAGGTGGCGTCGTGGACGATGGTGACCTGGGCGGTTCCACCGTCGGTCCCGGCGCCGGCGGTGGCCGGCATCAGACCCACGGCCACCAGGGCCATCACGGCCAAGAGGGCAAGGCGCTTCATTTTTTCTCCTTGTGATCGACGCAGGGGTCCGGGCGACGGGGGCCGCACGACGCGTCGGGCGAGAGACTAGACGAGATCGTGTCGCGGGTCACGGGTTTCTGCGGCACCGTCACCGGCGTGCTACGCGACGGTGCCCGCCCCGAGGGGCGGGCACCGGAGCACGATCAGACAGGGAGCTCTCGGACAGAGTGCCCTCAGAGGCGCTCGAGGACCGCCGAGCAGGAGCTGACCTCGATGCCGCCGCCCTCCTCGACGTCGAGGTTGGTGACGACGCCGTCCTCGATGATGGCGGCGTAGCGACGCGACCGGGTGCCGAGGCCGAAGCCGCTGCCGTCCATCACCAGGCCCATGGCCTCGGTGAAGGCGCCGTTGCCGTCGGCGAGCATGACGATGTCCTCGCCGACGCCCTGGTCGTCGCCCCAGGCGTCCATCACGAAGGCGTCGTTGACCGCCACGCACACGATCTTGTCGACGCCCTTGCCCTTGACCTGCGAGGCGGCCTCGACGAAGCCGGGCAGGTGGACCTTGGAGCAGCCGGGCGTGAACGCACCCGGAACCGCGAAGAGCACGACCTTGCCCTCGCCGAGCAGCTCGCCGGTCTGCACCTTCTGCGGGCCCTGCTCGCCCATCACGTGCGCTTCGACGTCGGGAACCTTGTCACCAGTGGAGATAGCCATGTCGCGAACATAGGACAGCCGCACGGGCGCTCGCGCCCCGGGCGGCCAGGAAACCCCGGGACGTCCGACCACCCGCCCAGGCGGGCTCAGACCTCGAAGCGCCACCCGTCGCCGTCGGCCACGATGCGGCCGGCGCTGGGGGCGGCGTAGTGCGTGCCGATGACCAGGGTCCCCTGGTCGCCGTGCTCGGCGATCAGGCGGCGACGCGACGCCGCACCCATGGTGGCGTCCCAATCGGCGGTCATGCCCCAGTCGGGTTCGGCCCACTGCACCGGGTGGTGGGTGGCGTCGCCGGTGATGAGGGCCCGCTCCCCGCCGGACTCGATGAGGACCGAGACGTGGCCCGGCGAGTGGCCCGGGGTGGGCACCAAGCGCACCTCGCCGGTGAGGCGGTGGTCGGCGTCGACGAGGTCGGCCTGACCGGCCTCGACCACGGGGGTGACGGTGTCACCGCAGTTGAGGGCGTAGCCGCCGGGCTCGGCCATCCAGTGCTCGTACTCCGAGCGGCAGAACAGGTAGCGGGCGTTGGTGAAGGTGGGCACCCACCGGTCCCCCTCGAGGCGGGTGTTCCACCCCACGTGGTCGAAGTGCAGGTGGGTGCAGCACACGACATCGATGGTGTCGACGGCGAAGCCGGCCGCGGCCAGGCGGTCGGGGAAGTCGGCCGGTCCTCGCAGGCCGTCGAGACCAGGGATGGCTCGATCGCCGACGCAGGTGTCGACCATGATGCTCAGCCCCTCGCTCTGCACCACCAGGGCGTGGATCGACAGCTCGGTCGTGCCGTCGGCGTCGGCGAAGTGCGGGGCCAACCACCCCAGGTGCGGGGCCAGGGCCTCCGGCGTCGCCGCCGGCACCAGCCCGCTGATGGGCAGTGTCTGCTCGAGCTCGACCACCTTGGTGACGACGACGTCGCCGATCTGCCAGCGCATGGATGTGCTCCCCCCTCGTGTCCGTGCCCCGACGGTGTAGCGCGCCGGCGGCCGGCGTGCCTCAGGAACGCCCGGCCTCGACGAACGTGGCGAAGAAGCGGGCCTCGGACTCCTCGTCGCCGATGAGCAACAGGTCGCACCCCTCGACCATGACCGTGTCGGGCTGGGCCGGCTCGAAGTGCCCGGCGGTGACGGCCACGGCCACCACCGTGCAGCCGCTGCGTTCTCGGACGCGTGCCTCGCTGATGGTGCGGGCCATCAATCGACGAGGTACCGGCACCCGGAACACGTCGAGGCCGTCGGCCAGCTGCAGCGTGTTGTCGGGCGTGAGCACGTTCCAGATGGCGTTGGCGCCGGTGGAGGCATAGGAGAGCACGCTGTCGGCACCGGCGCGGTGCAGCGTCGACACGTTGCGGTCGAGCCGGGCCCGGCTGATGATCTGCATCTCGGGGCGGAGCTTGCGGCAGTAGATGGTGAGGTAGACGTTCACGTCGTCGTCGTGGGTCGTGATGATGGCGGCCCGCGACTGGTGGATGCCGGCCTCCTCGAGCACGGTGAGGTCGGCGGCGTCGCCCACCACGTAGACCGACGGGTCACGGACCCGTTCGGGGAGCTGCTCCACGATCCGGTGGGGGATGCCGGCGGCGGCGAGGGTCGCCCCGGCGGCACGCCCGACCCGACCACCCCCGATGATCACGACCGGCGCGTCGAGGATGTCGGACTCCCCGAAGTGCTCGTCCCAGCGGTCGAGCTGGGCTCGGTTGCCGGCCAGCACGATGGCGTCGTGGACCTCGAACACCGCGTTGGGGCGAGCCACCGCCAGCTCACCGCGGTCCCACACCCCGGCCACGGTGAGGCCGGTGAGCGGGCGGATGTTCGACTCGAGGAGCGTGCTGCCGACGAGGGTGCGGGGGGTGGCCGCCTCGGCGATCAACAGGTCGCCGAACTCGCCGATCACGACGCTGCGGCCGCCCGGGGTGAGCACCCGTCGCGCCAGGGCGGTGCCCAGCATCACCCCGAGCTCCAGGACCTCGGTGCAACCGGCCATCTCGAGGATGTCCACCGAGGCGTGGCGGTTGGCGGTGGCCACGATCGGCACGTCGTGGGTGATCTCCTGGACGGTGAAGGCCACGTTGGTGTTGGTGGTGTCGCCTTCGGTGGCCACCACGAGGGCGGCCTGGTCGACGCGGGCGGCCCGGAACGAGGCCGGGTCGTCGAGCGCCCCCACCATCACCCGGAACCCTTCGTCGTAGAGGCGCAGGGCCCGGTCGACGTCGTCGATCATCGCCGCGTAGGGGATCCCGGCCTGGTCGAGGCGACGGACGAGGGACTCCTCGATCGGACCGACACCGGTGAGCAACACGTGCCCCGACGTGCTCCGAGGCAGCTGCCGCGGGGCGCGCGCCCGCTGACGGGCCTCCATCCAGGGCACGAAGATGAACTGGATGAACGAGAAGGGCAGCAGCACCAGGATGAAGACCGAGCCCGACAGCAGCACGACCACCGAGAAGACACGGCCGACGTCGGACTCGAAGGTGATGTCACCGAAGCCGAGCGTCGACATGGTGACCACCGTCCAGTAGACGGCGGTGGCCCAGCTGTGGGTCTGGCCCTCGTACTCCATGATCTCGTGGAAGACGGCGCTGAAGAGCACCACGATGATCACGAAGACCACCAAGAGGACGCCCAGCACCCGCAGGTTGCGCCGCCCGTGGGGGTTGGCCAGGTAGCTGAAGATGGCCCCGAGGGATTTCACCGGCTCATCCCGTCCTCACCTCGAGTCCATCGCCCCCTTCGGCGCCACCCACTTCGAAGGGCAGGCGCTCGGCGAGGCCGAGCACGATGTGGAGCTCGTCGTCGTCGGGGCGGGGGACGACGAGCAGCTCCCGGACGTAGTCGAGGGGTCCGGGGACCACCTCGGCCATCCCGCCACCGTCGAGGTCGCTGGTCGCCCCCTTCAGGGTGACCACGAGGGCCTCGTTGGAGTCCACGTCCACGTCGTCTCCCCGGGCGTCGAGGACGGGGGCGTCGGCATACGCCGCGATCCACTCGCCGGGGCCACCATCTACTCGGAGGGTGATGACGTCGACGCAGCCGTCCTTGTCGGTCTCGACCGCGGTGAGGGCCGACCGGTCGACGTCGTCGGATCCGCCTTCCACGGGGTCGGCCGCCCCCGAGAAGGGGCAGTCGGCCGCCGAGAGAGGGCTCAGCGTGCCGTCCTGGCCGTCGTCCCCGCACCCGGCCACGAGGGCGCCGGCCACGATGAGCGCGGCGAGCATCCGAGGGGCGCGCCGGCGCAGCGGTGCCGGTTGAGGAGCACGAGGCATGCCCGCCAGTGTCCCACCTGTCGCCGCCTCGGCAGGTCCGACCCGGCGCGCCCGGCGCGACAGGTGTTGCATGGGGCCATGACCTCCGGCAACGGCACGTCCCCCGACGCCCACCCCTCCGACGAGCGACGCGCCCCGGTCCCCGACCGCGACCGCCCCGTGCTGGTGGCCGGAGCCACCGGCTACATCGGTCGGCGTCTGGTCGGTGAACTGGTGGCCGAGGGCCGGAAGGTCCGGGCCATGGCCCGCAACCCGGCCAAGCTCGCCGGCGAGGAATGGGCCGACGTGGTGGAGATCGTGCGCGGTGACGTGCTCGACCCGGCATCGCTGACCGAGGCCTTCGAGGGGGTGGGTGGTGCCTACTACCTGATCCACTCGATCGGGGGCGAGGACGACTGGGAGGAGCGTGACCGGCGGGCAGCGGCCAACTTCCGCGACGCCGCCGCGAACGCGGGCGCCAGCCAGATCATCTACCTGGGCGGCCTCGGCGACGACGCCGGGGCGTCGCTGTCACCGCACCTGCGCAGCCGCCACGAGGTGGGACGCATCCTGGCCGACGGTGCGGTGCCGGCCACCGAGCTGCGCGCCGCGGTGGTCATCGGGTCGGGCAGCGCCTCGTTCGAGATGCTGCGCCACCTCGTCGAGGTCCTCCCCGCCATGGTCACCCCGAAGTGGGTCGAGACCCGCTGCCAGCCCATCGCCGTGCGCGACGTGCTCGCCTACCTCGTCGGCGTGCTCGACGAGCCCCACGCACTCGGCCGGGTCCTCGAGATCGGCGGGCCCGATGTGCTGACCTACCGCCAGATGATGGAGGTCTTCGCCGAGGTCGAGGGCCTGCGCCGCCGGCTCATCGTCACCGTGCCCGTGCTGTCGCCGTCGCTGTCGTCGCGCTGGGTCGGCCTGGTCACGCCACTCCCGTCGGACCTGGCCCGGCCGCTCATCGACAGCCTCGTCAACGAGGTCGTGGTGCACCAACCCGACATCCTCGACATCGTCCCCCGGGACCTGCTCACCTACCGCGAGTCGCTCGAGGTGGCCCTGCGACGGGTCGAGGACCTCCAGGTCGCCACGACCTGGGCCGACGCCGAGCTGCGCGGCCGCAACCCGGCGGACCCGCTGCCCGCCGACCCGGACTGGGCGGGCGGAACCCTCCTCGGCGACGTCCAGGAGGGCACGTCGACCGCCGCTCCCCACCTGCTGTTCGCCACCATCTGCGGCATCGGAGGCACCCGGGGCTGGATGACGGGAGATGTCTGGTGGCGGATCCGCGGCACCCTCGACCGCCTCGTGGGCGGCATCGGCATGCGGCGCGGTCGCCGTCACCCCGACGACCTGCGCACCGGCGACGCGCTCGACTTCTGGCGGGTCGAGGCCTACGAGCAGGACCACCTCCTGCGGCTCCGGGCCGAGATGCGCCTCCCGGGCCAGGCGTGGCTGGAGTGGACCGTGTCCCCCGCGGGAGAGGGCAGCGCGGTCACCCAACGAGCGCTCTTCCACCCTCGTGGGCTGGCCGGGCGCGTCTACTGGTTGGCCGTGTCACCCTTCCACCGGGTGATCTTCGCCCCGATGCTGGCCCGGCTGGTGGAGATCGCCGAGAGCGGCGGGCACCTCCCGACCACGGGAGATCCGGACCGCGACGCCGTCTGAGCCGGGTCGGAGATCAGCTCACCGACGTCGACGGGGTGGCGTCGGCCACGGGCGCGTCGTCGTCGGTGCCCGGGTCGACGTCGGCCTCGAACGCAGGGATGCCGGCGTTCTCGAGGGCTTGGCGCTGGTACATCCAGTGCAGGAAGCGCACGGCGATCTGGGACCAGATCACCAGACCCCCGACGACCTGCATGACGGCGGCACCGAGGTGCTGGTCGTCGAGCGGGCCGAATCCCTCGAAGACGCGGGGCGCCAGCTCGAAGGTGGAGAACAGCGGGTAGTCGCCCCAGGTCATCCACCAGGCGGTGGGCAGCGGGGCGATGGACTGCACGATCAGGTACACCATCGCCAACGGACCCACCAGGCGGGGGGTGAGCGGCGCGGGCGGCTGCACGGGGAACCACAGCAGGAAACCGGCCACGATCCAGAACAGGTCGAGGGCGAACGACCCCAGCGGGCTGCCGATCATGCGATCCGACACCATCGGCGTGTTGATGGTGAGCAGGATCACGTTGGCGCCGATGATGCAGAACAGTGGGGTGCTGACCACGCGCACGAAGGCACGGCGGCGCGCCCCCGCCTGCAGCCAACGGCCGACCACAGGGGGGCAGCCGTAGAGCAAGAGGGGC includes the following:
- a CDS encoding MBL fold metallo-hydrolase; this translates as MRWQIGDVVVTKVVELEQTLPISGLVPAATPEALAPHLGWLAPHFADADGTTELSIHALVVQSEGLSIMVDTCVGDRAIPGLDGLRGPADFPDRLAAAGFAVDTIDVVCCTHLHFDHVGWNTRLEGDRWVPTFTNARYLFCRSEYEHWMAEPGGYALNCGDTVTPVVEAGQADLVDADHRLTGEVRLVPTPGHSPGHVSVLIESGGERALITGDATHHPVQWAEPDWGMTADWDATMGAASRRRLIAEHGDQGTLVIGTHYAAPSAGRIVADGDGWRFEV
- a CDS encoding cytochrome c oxidase assembly protein, whose translation is MGVDHVSWWCSAEGKVWNWEWSPYLGAWLLTIMLVGLLIAGFRRDRDFPLRRKVAAFAGVALLLVATDWPMAAMGAGYLLSVQMARQVLVVLIVLPLLLYGCPPVVGRWLQAGARRRAFVRVVSTPLFCIIGANVILLTINTPMVSDRMIGSPLGSFALDLFWIVAGFLLWFPVQPPAPLTPRLVGPLAMVYLIVQSIAPLPTAWWMTWGDYPLFSTFELAPRVFEGFGPLDDQHLGAAVMQVVGGLVIWSQIAVRFLHWMYQRQALENAGIPAFEADVDPGTDDDAPVADATPSTSVS
- a CDS encoding AMIN-like domain-containing (lipo)protein, with the translated sequence MPRAPQPAPLRRRAPRMLAALIVAGALVAGCGDDGQDGTLSPLSAADCPFSGAADPVEGGSDDVDRSALTAVETDKDGCVDVITLRVDGGPGEWIAAYADAPVLDARGDDVDVDSNEALVVTLKGATSDLDGGGMAEVVPGPLDYVRELLVVPRPDDDELHIVLGLAERLPFEVGGAEGGDGLEVRTG
- a CDS encoding peroxiredoxin yields the protein MAISTGDKVPDVEAHVMGEQGPQKVQTGELLGEGKVVLFAVPGAFTPGCSKVHLPGFVEAASQVKGKGVDKIVCVAVNDAFVMDAWGDDQGVGEDIVMLADGNGAFTEAMGLVMDGSGFGLGTRSRRYAAIIEDGVVTNLDVEEGGGIEVSSCSAVLERL
- a CDS encoding CarD family transcriptional regulator, with the protein product MDFAIGSKVIYPSHGTAVVTGRSEREVDGEKVTYLELSVAAGEESWRGGALKVSVPEDRAEDLGVRPAISADEVDDVLAVLAVTNVRVPTNWSRRFKNHQEKMKSGDIYECAEVVRNLSLRERSSKLSSAEKAMLGKARHILVSELAVSWDCSMEDAGDRIDAVLDGLAVA
- a CDS encoding potassium channel family protein, with protein sequence MKSLGAIFSYLANPHGRRNLRVLGVLLVVFVIIVVLFSAVFHEIMEYEGQTHSWATAVYWTVVTMSTLGFGDITFESDVGRVFSVVVLLSGSVFILVLLPFSFIQFIFVPWMEARQRARAPRQLPRSTSGHVLLTGVGPIEESLVRRLDQAGIPYAAMIDDVDRALRLYDEGFRVMVGALDDPASFRAARVDQAALVVATEGDTTNTNVAFTVQEITHDVPIVATANRHASVDILEMAGCTEVLELGVMLGTALARRVLTPGGRSVVIGEFGDLLIAEAATPRTLVGSTLLESNIRPLTGLTVAGVWDRGELAVARPNAVFEVHDAIVLAGNRAQLDRWDEHFGESDILDAPVVIIGGGRVGRAAGATLAAAGIPHRIVEQLPERVRDPSVYVVGDAADLTVLEEAGIHQSRAAIITTHDDDVNVYLTIYCRKLRPEMQIISRARLDRNVSTLHRAGADSVLSYASTGANAIWNVLTPDNTLQLADGLDVFRVPVPRRLMARTISEARVRERSGCTVVAVAVTAGHFEPAQPDTVMVEGCDLLLIGDEESEARFFATFVEAGRS
- a CDS encoding SDR family oxidoreductase codes for the protein MTSGNGTSPDAHPSDERRAPVPDRDRPVLVAGATGYIGRRLVGELVAEGRKVRAMARNPAKLAGEEWADVVEIVRGDVLDPASLTEAFEGVGGAYYLIHSIGGEDDWEERDRRAAANFRDAAANAGASQIIYLGGLGDDAGASLSPHLRSRHEVGRILADGAVPATELRAAVVIGSGSASFEMLRHLVEVLPAMVTPKWVETRCQPIAVRDVLAYLVGVLDEPHALGRVLEIGGPDVLTYRQMMEVFAEVEGLRRRLIVTVPVLSPSLSSRWVGLVTPLPSDLARPLIDSLVNEVVVHQPDILDIVPRDLLTYRESLEVALRRVEDLQVATTWADAELRGRNPADPLPADPDWAGGTLLGDVQEGTSTAAPHLLFATICGIGGTRGWMTGDVWWRIRGTLDRLVGGIGMRRGRRHPDDLRTGDALDFWRVEAYEQDHLLRLRAEMRLPGQAWLEWTVSPAGEGSAVTQRALFHPRGLAGRVYWLAVSPFHRVIFAPMLARLVEIAESGGHLPTTGDPDRDAV
- a CDS encoding DUF4397 domain-containing protein, which produces MKRLALLAVMALVAVGLMPATAGAGTDGGTAQVTIVHDATYDAPTEPFTVTVCAGGEVIDGNFSWGETLGPLTLPAVTIPVAIYVGADQLCEGEPDIGGDLVLEPGDDITVAAVWLSGEGQPSIAVWPNDSSCFAEGEGRITARHGAAAGTVDVVGTIAGEQTVLIQDLEEGAQSILDVPGGLVVEDAAIVATGTTDVLIPLGDVTTIPGFNILVYAGGGADGGADAFTGLIELDPCEVPVETTTTTAGPTTTAAAQPATVTPRFTG